In Mangrovivirga cuniculi, the following proteins share a genomic window:
- a CDS encoding TlpA disulfide reductase family protein translates to MSLKYFYFLLSVIVLFSCGNEEESKEETNDQLVLNGSVMNVGDREMVYIYSSINPAEGAIDSVMLDSGKFNFVLDWQGPEAVGIQIGKQNLRFNHIILTPDTIDLFIDPQDRENPIDIKGSEVHNEFLAFQEKKNNYKAEMYDSLISEYYRADSTGTEEDKNEIRSQLTSVYDERVNLVKDYIADNPDSYIGPLLIRTELMYGKNYEQLDSLVSLVGSSQEDTKVMQYLTDRLERLQVVKTGNSAPEISQETPDGDTLKLSDFKGKYVLIDFWASWCGPCRKENPYMVKLYDRFKGEDFEIFGVSLDQNEKAWISAIEADNINWAHVSDLQGWGNEAAKKYVVNSIPHTVLIDPEGKIIASGLRGESLNTKLEEIFRKEI, encoded by the coding sequence ATGAGTCTAAAATACTTTTATTTTTTACTTTCAGTAATCGTTCTTTTTTCATGTGGTAACGAAGAGGAATCTAAAGAAGAGACAAACGATCAATTGGTTCTCAATGGTTCTGTCATGAATGTAGGTGATCGTGAAATGGTTTATATCTATTCCAGCATTAACCCTGCAGAAGGAGCTATCGATTCTGTAATGCTTGATTCGGGCAAATTTAATTTTGTTTTGGATTGGCAGGGACCTGAAGCTGTAGGTATTCAGATCGGAAAGCAAAACTTGCGTTTTAATCACATAATTCTAACTCCCGATACAATCGATTTATTCATCGATCCTCAAGACAGGGAAAATCCGATTGATATCAAGGGTTCAGAAGTACATAATGAATTTTTAGCATTTCAGGAGAAGAAAAATAACTATAAGGCTGAAATGTATGATTCTTTGATAAGTGAATATTATCGAGCTGACAGTACAGGGACAGAGGAAGATAAAAATGAAATAAGAAGTCAGCTGACTAGTGTATATGACGAAAGAGTAAATCTTGTTAAAGATTATATTGCTGACAATCCTGATTCCTATATTGGACCTCTTCTAATCCGCACGGAATTAATGTATGGAAAAAACTATGAGCAATTAGATAGTTTAGTAAGCTTGGTAGGGTCTTCTCAGGAGGATACAAAAGTAATGCAATACCTTACTGATCGTCTGGAGCGTTTGCAAGTTGTAAAAACCGGAAATTCAGCTCCTGAAATTTCTCAGGAAACTCCTGATGGAGATACGCTTAAATTATCCGATTTCAAAGGTAAATACGTCTTAATCGATTTTTGGGCAAGTTGGTGTGGGCCTTGTAGAAAAGAAAACCCTTATATGGTGAAACTATATGATCGATTTAAGGGAGAAGATTTTGAAATTTTCGGTGTTTCATTAGATCAAAATGAAAAAGCCTGGATAAGTGCCATAGAAGCTGATAATATTAATTGGGCTCATGTATCGGATCTTCAGGGTTGGGGAAATGAGGCTGCAAAAAAATATGTTGTCAACTCTATCCCTCATACGGTACTGATTGATCCTGAAGGAAAAATCATTGCCTCAGGATTACGAGGAGAAAGCTTAAACACAAAACTTGAAGAGATTTTCCGGAAGGAAATCTAA